From a region of the Cucumis sativus cultivar 9930 chromosome 6, Cucumber_9930_V3, whole genome shotgun sequence genome:
- the LOC101220275 gene encoding NAD(P)H-quinone oxidoreductase subunit N, chloroplastic — MAPLASMFNGAPLAPPLHFHSSRHHPLTSPAMLPINNRRSSLRPGNGRAATVRCEGIGIGDFIGGDLLKFDLGQWLSDVEEHKALAIYSPHEGGYEGRYLNRLRYQGYYFLDLSARGLGDPETTLTKIHPVCPAHLGKQPIARWYFPPEVDYRLAALPPNAKGLVVWIIEAKVLSKAELQFLALLPTLRPKVRVIAECGNWRKFMWKPLKEIAGA; from the exons ATGGCCCCTCTAGCCTCCATGTTCAACGGAGCACCCCTAGCGCCACCGCTCCATTTTCACTCAAGTCGCCACCACCCACTCACCTCGCCCGCGATGCTGCCGATTAACAATCGCCGGTCGAGTTTACGCCCCGGCAACGGCAGAGCCGCGACGGTCAGATGCGAGGGAATCGGAATTGGCGATTTCATCGGTGGCGATTTGCTTAAATTTGACCTTGGGCAATGGTTATCGGATGTGGAGGAACACAAAGCTTTAGCAATTTACTCGCCGCATGAAGGCGGATACGAAGGCCGATACTTAAATCGCCTCCGTTACCAAGGCTATTACTTCCTCGATCTGTCCGCTCGCGGTCTCGGCGATCCCGAGACCACTCTCACCAAGATTCACCCTGTTTGCCCT GCTCATTTGGGGAAGCAGCCTATTGCACGGTGGTATTTTCCGCCGGAAGTTGATTACAGGTTGGCGGCGCTGCCTCCGAACGCTAAGGGACTGGTCGTGTGGATAATCGAGGCTAAG GTTCTTTCCAAGGCGGAGTTGCAATTCCTTGCTTTGCTGCCGACTCTCCGGCCGAAAGTCCGAGTCATTGCCGAGTGCGGGAATTG GAGAAAGTTCATGTGGAAACCGCTCAAGGAGATTGCAGGAGCTTGA
- the LOC101220505 gene encoding uncharacterized protein LOC101220505, whose amino-acid sequence MLGTVSLVMGSSSAAVATSTHFPALKSLPTSRIGHHNHFPTLSFPFVLPSTSIFTSSFLSSPLSSLSSPFNTAIAAVNSDSADKQESNKYYFLVANAKFMLDEEEHFKELLFERLRNFSERNKEQNFWLVIEPKFLDKFPNITKRLRRPAVALVSTDSTWITFMKLRLDRVLAESYEANSIEEALASTPTNLEFEKPENWVAPYSKYEYGWWEAFLPPATKAEAKV is encoded by the exons ATGTTAGGCACTGTGAGTCTTGTAATGGGCTCTTCTTCAGCCGCAGTGGCTACTTCTACGCACTTTCCTGCCCTGAAATCTCTTCCCACCTCTCGAATCGGCCACCACAATCACTTCCCAACTCTTTCATTCCCATTCGTTTTGCCTTCCACTTCTATTTTCACCTCCTCCTTCTTGTCTTCAccactttcttctctttcttctcccttcaACACCGCTATCGCCGCCGTTAACTCCGATTCCGCCGATAAG CAAGAATcgaataaatattattttctagttGCAAATGCGAAGTTTATGCTTGATGAAGAGGAGCATTTCAAAGAACTTCTGTTTGAGCGGCTTCGGAATTTTAGCGAGCGTAACAAAGAGCAGAATTTTTGGCTTGTCATTGAGCCTAAATTCCTGGACAAGTTTCCTAATATCACAAAGAGATTGCGGAGACCTGCCGTTGCTCTTGTTTCAACCGATAGTACCTGGATTAC GTTTATGAAGCTGAGACTGGACCGAGTTTTAGCCGAAAGCTATGAAGCCAACAGCATAGAAGAAGCGTTGGCTTCGACTCCAACGAACCTGGAGTTTGAGAAGCCTGAAAATTGGGTAGCTCCTTATTCTAAGTATGAATATGGATGGTGGGAGGCTTTCTTGCCGCCAGCAACAAAAGCAGAAGCAAAAGTATAA
- the LOC101220034 gene encoding calcium uniporter protein 5, mitochondrial, translating to MWRKCCSSATSLFIRRLFVNGLSGSSSPVYYGTLGLSAGVSFIPSPPVRSNGWFCTGLALFSSSVDSGNFTGVRRDVDKSESGGGPGIGSVNGESGNGITGEAISFGEAKRLMRLVNVEALKTKLGTDGKEAIGYLELIEACKSMGVARSEDEAAAFARVLDEAGVVLLFRDKVYLHPDKVVDLVRRAIPIALMPEDDPTRSELKQLQEKKEEIDVLAHKQVRRILWTGLGLAVLQVGLFFRLTFWEFSWDVMEPIAFFTTTTGLVIGYAYFLFTSRDPTYQDLLKRLFLSRQRKLFKKHSFDVCRFKELQKKCKSPLDATANIKNRVGIDLELEDCLSRD from the exons ATGTGGAGGAAATGCTGTTCTTCTGCTACTAGTTTATTCATTCGCAGATTGTTCGTTAATGGGCTTTCTGGGTCTTCTTCTCCGGTTTATTATGGAACCTTAGGGCTTTCTGCTGGAGTTTCCTTCATTCCATCGCCTCCTGTACGCTCCAACGGTTGGTTTTGTACCGGACTTGCTTTGTTCTCCTCGTCTGTGGATTCGGGGAATTTTACTGGAGTTCGTCGCGATGTGGATAAAAGTGAGAGTGGTGGTGGCCCTGGTATTGGTTCTGTGAATGGAGAATCTGGTAATGGAATTACTGGAGAGGCGATTTCGTTTGGGGAAGCGAAAAGGTTGATGAGATTGGTTAATGTTGAGGCGTTGAAGACGAAATTGGGGACTGATGGGAAGGAGGCGATTGGATATTTGGAGCTTATAGAAGCTTGTAAAAGCATGGGTGTTGCTAGGTCTGAGGATGAAGCCGCTGCTTTTGCTCGAGTTCTTGATGAAGCTGGTGTGGTTCTTCTTTTTCGCGATAAGGTCTATCTTCATCCTGACAAG GTGGTAGATCTCGTCAGACGAGCCATTCCCATTGCTTTGATGCCGGAAGACGATCCAACGAGGAGCGAGCTAAAGCAGCTgcaagaaaagaaggaagaaatcgATGTATTAGCACATAAGCAGGTGCGACGAATACTGTGGACCGGGCTAGGCTTAGCCGTTTTACAAGTTGGACTCTTCTTCAGGCTAACATTCTGGGAATTTTCATGGGATGTAATGGAACCAATAGCATTTTTCACCACAACAACTGGATTAGTTATAGGCTATGCCTATTTCCTATTCACTTCAAGAGATCCCACTTACCAAGACCTACTGAAGAGGCTTTTCCTCTCAAGGCAAAGGAAGCTATTCAAGAAACATTCTTTTGATGTTTGCAGATTCAAGGAGTTGCAGAAAAAATGTAAGTCGCCTCTCGATGCTACGGCAAATATTAAAAATCGGGTGGGCATAGATCTCGAGCTTGAGGACTGTTTGAGTAGAGATTAA
- the LOC101219798 gene encoding TLC domain-containing protein 4-B, translating to MTISDTSGPSKELLWLASVFSGFVFCKIVYTLTGIISLQSFKAYVKLSNFGKVEWNNRGFSTFHALVAASSSLYLVLFSSTFDPSSSNELLIRRTSSLSDMTLGFSIGYFLSDLAMVLWVFPALGGFEYVVHHVLSLFSIIQSLLSGQGQVYILMVLFTESTTPFVNLRWYLDNAGQKNSNLYVINGIALFLGWLVARILLFIYFFSHMFKHFDQVKTVYPLGFYSLLAVPPMLATMNVFWFWKIARGMIKTLRKARHSK from the exons ATGACTATCTCAGACACTTCCGGTCCGAGCAAGGAACTTCTATGGCTGGCTTCGGTCTTTTCTGGCTTTGTTTTCTGCAAGATT GTTTACACGTTAACCGGCATCATTAGCCTCCAGAGCTTTAAAGCATATGTCAAATTAAGCAATTTTGGAAAGGTTGAATGGAACAATAG GGGATTTTCAACATTCCACGCACTTGTTGCagcatcttcttctctttacCTTGTTCTGTTTTCAAGTACTTTTGATCCAAGTTCCAGTAATGAGCTTCTTATTAGACGAACATCCTCTTTATCTGATATGACATTGGGG TTTTCCATTGGCTATTTTCTATCAGATTTGGCAATGGTTCTCTGGGTTTTCCCGGCTTTAGGTGGTTTTGAGTAT GTTGTGCATCATGTTTTATCACTGTTCTCAATCATTCAATCCCTCCTAAGTGGCCAAGGACAGGTTTATATACTAATGGTTCTTTTCACAGAAAGCACAACTCCGTTTGTAAATCTTAGATG GTACTTGGACAATGCTGGCCAGAAAAACTCAAACCTCTACGTCATTAATGGAATTGCACTGTTTCTCGGGTGGTTG GTTGCCAGGAttctcttatttatatattttttcagtCACATGTTTAAACATTTTGACCAG GTGAAAACTGTGTATCCTTTGGGGTTTTATAGCTTGTTGGCGGTGCCTCCTATGTTGGCTACGATGAACGTTTTTTGGTTCTGGAAGATCGCTAGAGGAATGATTAAAACACTCAGAAAAGCAAGGCACAGCAAATGA
- the LOC101219399 gene encoding CBS domain-containing protein CBSX3, mitochondrial, whose product MQGAVRSFLSHGNVVKTAVLQQIRVANPHMRPAMLSRFSTSASSANIEEHGFESTTIDDILKAKGKSADGSWLWCTTEDSVYDAVQSMTQHNVGALVVVKPAEQNSIAGIITERDYLRKIIVQGRSSKSTKVGDIMTEENKLITVTPDTKVLLAMQLMTDNRIRHIPVIDEKGMKGMVSIGDVVRAVVSEHREELDRLNAYIQGGY is encoded by the exons ATGCAAGGTGCTGTGCGATCATTTCTATCACATGGAAACGTTGTGAAAACTGCTGTTCTGCAACAAATTCGTGTAGCAAACCCCCATATGAGGCCTGCAATGCTCTCACGTTTTTCAACATCAGCTAGTTCTGCAAACATTGAAGAGCATGGCTTTGAAAGCACTACCATTGATGACATCTTGAAAGCTAAAGGCAAAAGTGCCGATGGATCTTGGCTTTGGTGCACCACGGAGGACTCTGTTTATGATGCTGTTCAGTCG atgacTCAGCATAATGTTGGAGCCTTGGTGGTGGTTAAACCTGCGGAGCAAAATTCAATAGCTGGTATTATAACGGAGAGAG ATTATCTGAGAAAGATTATAGTGCAAGGCAGATCTTCGAAGTCTACCAAAGTTGGGGATATTATGACTGAGGAG AACAAACTTATCACTGTGACACCTGACACCAAGGTTTTGCTAGCTATGCAACTTATGACTG ACAACAGAATTAGGCACATACCTGTCATTGATGAGAAGGGCATGAAAGGCATGGTGTCAATCGGGGATGTTGTTCGGGCTGTGGTGAGCGAGCACAGGGAGGAGCTAGATCGCCTGAATGCTTACATTCAGGGAGGTTATTAA